A single window of Vibrio gazogenes DNA harbors:
- a CDS encoding DUF3802 family protein, with product MVVETEGYLALIEHLSLNLDVFMHEGDIGQESVEDVVTDLVASNIMDIFEQNPDLHSSVRFQLLKEADLVAEDLEEVLAGCWKKKATNEQISFLDEFISLMKNLFDTAVAKYD from the coding sequence GTGGTTGTAGAAACCGAAGGCTATTTGGCATTGATCGAGCATCTCTCATTAAATCTCGACGTGTTCATGCACGAAGGTGATATCGGTCAGGAGAGTGTTGAAGACGTTGTGACGGATTTAGTCGCAAGTAATATTATGGATATTTTCGAACAGAATCCTGATCTTCACTCAAGTGTCCGTTTTCAACTTCTGAAAGAAGCGGATCTGGTTGCTGAAGATTTGGAAGAAGTGTTGGCTGGATGCTGGAAGAAAAAGGCAACCAATGAGCAGATCAGTTTTCTGGATGAGTTTATCTCATTGATGAAGAACCTGTTTGACACGGCTGTTGCAAAATATGACTGA